In Acidisarcina polymorpha, the DNA window AGAGAACGAGAATGTCTGGCGGAAATCGAATTTTCGAATAGTGAGCAGATATGCAGGGGCGTGGCAACAGCATGAGGGATACGCTTGGAGTTCTATTAGCTGGCGGCGCTGGAGAACGGCTATTTCCGTTGACTCGCGACCGGGCGAAGCCAGCCGTCCCGTTTGGCGGACACTATCGAATCATCGACATCACGCTCTCTAACTGCATCAACTCGGGTCTGCGGCGGGTTTATATTCTCACGCAGTACAAAGCGCTTTCGCTGAATCGCCACATCCGCGAAGGCTGGACGGGAATCGTGGCCCAGGAACTCGGTGAGTTCATCGAGATCTTGCCGCCTATGCAGCGAGTGAGCGCCAACTGGTACATGGGCACGGCAGATGCTGTCTACCAGAATATTTACTCGATCGGAGCTGAGCAGCCCAAGCACGTGCTCATTCTTTCCGGCGACCACATCTACAAAATGGATTACAGCAAGATGCTGGAGCACCACGTCGACTCCGGCGCGGACGTGACCCTGGCGACGTTGCCGGTTCGACCAGACGAAGTGAAACGATTTGGCGTAGTGGAAGTCGGCAAGAACGGCGAGGTGGTTGGCTTCTTAGAGAAGCCGACGAGTACCGAGCTGCGTTCACCGTTCAATCCAGAAATGGTCGATGCGTCGATGGGCATCTACATCTTCAACACGGATGTCCTGTTGCCCGCCCTGATCAAAGATTCCGAGGACCCCGACTCGAAACATGATTTTGGCCATAACATCCTGCCGGCGATCTTAGGCCAGTACAAGATGACGGCCTACAATTTCGTCGATGAAAATAAAAAAGAGACCCTCTATTGGCGGGATGTAGGCACACTCGATGCCTATTACGATGCGAATATGGATGTGTCTTCGGTCTCGCCAATGTTCAACTTGTATGACGCGAGTTGGCCGATGCGGACGCGGGTACGGCAATATCCGCCGGCGAAATTTGTCTTTGGCGAGCCGGGGCGCACGGGAATGGCGATCAACTCCACGATCTCCGCGGGCTGCATTGTTTCAGGAGCGGTGGTGCGGAACAGCGTGCTTTCTCAGGATGTCCGCATCAACTCATTCTCGGAAGTCGATTCGAGCATTATCTTCTCGCATGTCGACATCGGACGGCATTGCCGCATCAAGCGGGCGATCATCGATCGCGACGTCCATATTCCGGAAGGAACGGTGATCGGCTATGACCAGAACGAGGATCGGCGGAATTATTTTGTGACGCCCTCGGGACTGACCGTGGTCGCTCGGGATTACTCGCTCTACGAGAGTCCGGTTTCTCCGGAATTCATGCGGCAGGGCTAAGGCTTTCGGCAGAGGCAGCAGTTTAGCTCAGGCATGTTGAGGGAGCTTAGAATTTCTTTCTACCGCTATCGCCACCGAGGCCAACTCGGTGCTGCTGCAGACTTAAGGGTTCGACGGGCGAAACCATAAGACTTACCTGTTCATTCGTTGCCGATCGATCCTACGCCCCGGCGACATCTCGCTCTTCGTGGAATCGAGGCCGCACAGTGCGATAGTGCCGCGTAGCCGCCTCTCTGGGCTACGTGTGCGGATGAAACTTCGAACCTCATAGCTTCGAACAATTCATGCTTATACGAATTCATGATTGACAACAAGTGAGTCTCTTCGCGACAGATGCGAATCCATTGTGACAGCTAATCGCGCTACACCGAATTACGTTCAAGGAGCGAAGCCATGCCACTACCCAATGATGAGAAATTACTAGCGCTGAGCCATGACTTGATCCAACAGTTCGACGCCATCTTTGGTGAACATCCGGGCTTTCGACCGGCACACGCCAAGGGCACGATGTTTACTGGGACATTCACTCCTTCGCCAGGGGCCGCCACCTTGACTCGTGCTCCCCACATCGCTCGCAGCTCTACGCCGGTAACTGTCCGTTTTTCCAACTCCACGGGAGTTCCCCTCATTCCGGACAACGATCCGAATGCCAATCCTCGCGGCATGGCCATCCGCTTCAACTTGGCCGCCCACGTTCACACCGACATTGTGAGTCACTCATCGGACGGCTTTCCGACGCACACCGGCCAGGAGTTTTTGGAGCTTTTACGGGCGATCGCGACCAGCGATGTGACCAACATTCCGGCTTCTCCGCTGGGGGCATTCTTAGCGTCACACCCAGCCGCGCTTGCGTACGTGCAGACGCCGAAGCCGGCGCCGGTGAGCTTTGCGACTGAGACATATTATGGCGTAACTGCCTTCCGCTTCATCAACGCCGACGGCGCCTCCCGCTTTGGCCGCTACCGAATAGTTCCCGCAGCCGGCAACCAACACCTTGACGATGCAGTTGTTGCTTCCAAAGGTCCAGACTACCTGTTCGACGAGATTAAGAGCAGGATTGGCTCGGGACCGGTCGAGTACAAGATCCTGGTGCAGCTTGCTAACGACGGAGATACCGTCGATGACGCAACGATTCACTGGCCGGAAGATCGAACGTTGCTCGAGTTGGGAACGATTGCCCTGACCGCACCAGTAGCTGATAGCGACCACGAACAGAAGCAGATCATCTTCGATCCCATACCCAGGATTGAGGGAATTGAGCCGTCGGGGGACCCTCTGCTGGAAGTGCGAGCGGCCGTTTACCTCATCAGTGGACGTCGTCGCCGGGCAGCTCCCGAGGCGGGATAGAACTTCCTAGACATTTCTTCGACGTTCTTTCGATTGCCA includes these proteins:
- the glgC gene encoding glucose-1-phosphate adenylyltransferase produces the protein MRDTLGVLLAGGAGERLFPLTRDRAKPAVPFGGHYRIIDITLSNCINSGLRRVYILTQYKALSLNRHIREGWTGIVAQELGEFIEILPPMQRVSANWYMGTADAVYQNIYSIGAEQPKHVLILSGDHIYKMDYSKMLEHHVDSGADVTLATLPVRPDEVKRFGVVEVGKNGEVVGFLEKPTSTELRSPFNPEMVDASMGIYIFNTDVLLPALIKDSEDPDSKHDFGHNILPAILGQYKMTAYNFVDENKKETLYWRDVGTLDAYYDANMDVSSVSPMFNLYDASWPMRTRVRQYPPAKFVFGEPGRTGMAINSTISAGCIVSGAVVRNSVLSQDVRINSFSEVDSSIIFSHVDIGRHCRIKRAIIDRDVHIPEGTVIGYDQNEDRRNYFVTPSGLTVVARDYSLYESPVSPEFMRQG
- a CDS encoding catalase family peroxidase, which gives rise to MPLPNDEKLLALSHDLIQQFDAIFGEHPGFRPAHAKGTMFTGTFTPSPGAATLTRAPHIARSSTPVTVRFSNSTGVPLIPDNDPNANPRGMAIRFNLAAHVHTDIVSHSSDGFPTHTGQEFLELLRAIATSDVTNIPASPLGAFLASHPAALAYVQTPKPAPVSFATETYYGVTAFRFINADGASRFGRYRIVPAAGNQHLDDAVVASKGPDYLFDEIKSRIGSGPVEYKILVQLANDGDTVDDATIHWPEDRTLLELGTIALTAPVADSDHEQKQIIFDPIPRIEGIEPSGDPLLEVRAAVYLISGRRRRAAPEAG